Part of the Antechinus flavipes isolate AdamAnt ecotype Samford, QLD, Australia chromosome 2, AdamAnt_v2, whole genome shotgun sequence genome is shown below.
TCCTGGAATCAGTTGCTAGGGTGCAATGACCATTATAGAAAGGGCAAACGAACTCAGAACAAACTTGGAAGTAGAGAGAGTGTACCCACGTGTGTATGCAGACAAACAGCCCTCACAGACTCTGAGTGTATCCAAATGTGTGAGTGCGTGTGTATTGGGGAATGTAAATTCTAAAGCAGTCACAAACGTTGCATACTAATGAAGACATCCATGGTGTATCCGATAAATATATACACAGTGTACCCTACTAgtagtatatttctttctatactTGCATCATAGTCAGCGTGtttcaatattcaattcaatattttgtGTGATCAGATCCAACTCCAACTATAAAATTTCCAAACAAATGCTACATAATATATTCGGATAAGCAGTTGCTTCTGGGACAATCTGTATGCAACAGAACTAACGGGAGATCTGTGCGTTTGCTCCTGTGCACTGCCTGTCTAAACATCTTCCCGTTTTCATCATATACTCATACAAATCTGTGGATGACTCACGAAACCTGAGtttctttataagaaatgaccattcACACTGCATCTTATAGACAAACAAGGtcttttgagtgtgtgtgtgtgtatgtgtatatatatatatatatatatatatagagagagagagagagagagagagagagagagagagagagagagagagagagagagagagagaagtgaagcATATAATTTCTGTGTCCATCTCAAGGAATATGGAATGTATAGGGCCGGAATGGGAAACCAAGATAAGCAACGGGAATCTAGCTCTGTTGCAAATCATTAAGTCAGAGAATTGTAGGAAGAAAATTTTCCCTTCTGGCTGAGATTCTCGGAGATGGGCCCCAGGAAAAGCAGCATGAGCTGAGCTCTCCATCCAAGTGagtctctttcctccctttccctcttccacgCAGAGATCCCCTTGTGCGCCGGCTGCAATCAGCACATCGTGGACAGGTTCATCCTCAAGGTCCTGGACCGGCATTGGCACAGTAAGTGCCTCAAGTGCAGCGACTGTCAGACACCGCTGGCCGAGAAGTGTTTCAGCCGTGGGGACGGCGTCTATTGCAAGGAGGACTTCTTCAAGTGAGTTGGGCGGCGGGGAACAACTGAGAACTAGGAGCAGAGCTAAAAAGCTTCAGATCAGTCTCCTGAAAGGCTGACCTCCCGGCACTATTTAAGTCTTCCCATTCCGGAGTTAAAGGGCATTCAGCCGAGACAAAACAAACGGGGTACAAGGTTTTGGAGTGGGGTGAAGGTGGCAGAGAAGTTGGCATCTTCTGTTTCTTACAAAGCAAAAGTCCGCAGGGCATTCTTCTATAGGAGCTCCTACCAACCCTCTCAAGCACTAGTTGGCAACTAGTATTGATTTTCGAATCGAAGGAAAATCACTGTGAGCTCCGAGCAACTTCTGTTCGATGTAGAAGTGTAGAGAGAAGCCACACATAACGAAACCTGCTCGGAATAGCCTTTTCCTCCGGGAGACAGGGGAGCCCATTGGGGCGGTAGACCCCTGTATTCAGTTCGCTGTTCATGGCTTTGGCCGAGTGCTTCCGAAAAATCTTATCATGCAGGGGGTACAATCGGGTTTCTGTGACTCGAGGGAAAGCCCCTTCTCAATCCTTCGGAATAGAACTCTACCAAAAAATTGTTTGTTGGAAAAGTTAAAGCACATGGGCTAGGAAACCAGATGTACACATAAAGATTGGGTGGTATTATAGTCGTGTTTGTATAGCTAAATTTCTTACCTATCTATTATCTGATTCGATTCTCCCAGCAATCCCGTGAGATAGATATAGCAGGGGTTATTATagtcatttcacagataaggaaaatgagggcCTCCGATATGATTTTTAGGATCACACTGTCAGGAAGTAACAGCTTGGATCAGAACCCGAGTCTGTTGATTCCCGGACTCGAGCTTTTTCTGCTACAGCAAGATTTTAGTTAGTATCTTTATCATCCGTGTACCCTCTCCTGCTCTGCTCCTATCCCCCCACCGCTACCCAAGCCCTAAGTCTTTGGCCTTGGTATATTGCAGGAGGTTCGGGACCAAATGCGCGGCGTGTCAGCAGGGCATTCCGCCTACGCAGGTAGTTCGCAGGGCTCAAGACTTCGTCTACCACCTACACTGTTTCTCCTGCGTTGTTTGCAAGCGGCAGCTAGCTACAGGCGACGAGTTCTATCTCATGGAGGACAGCCGGCTGGTCTGTAAAGCCGACTACGAGACTGCCAAGCAGCGGGGTAAGGCCGCGGCAGTGCTGGGTGGAGAGGCGGTTATTGGGGAAGAGGGGCAATTAATCTTCAGTGATCTCCTATCTTCTCTCGGGGAAATCCTGTAGTTCTCCCTAGAGGCACATCCCgctaaaggaggggaaaagacaatCAAGTTAGTTCTTACTCTCCGTGGAAAAGAAAGTTAAGATTTCCCTGGTTGCATTTCGTTagctaagagggaaaaaaactatcCGAACACATATGTCACATGAGTAAATGTGAAGAGTGGATTTGATTTTCCGAATAAGTTTTTCAATTCTGGCTGTGAAGTAAGCCAACATGGCTTATGACATGGGAATGAGGTGGGGAAAAAATAGGTACTACTAATTTAAAAGAAGATGGGAGGGAGTAGAATTTGAAAATGATCacagattatatatatgaatCCAAGAACAAAACTTTTTCCTGTTATTCTTGTCAAATCATATAATAGGTATAAAAATGTATGCCTTTTTCTCTTAGAAAAGGGCTTATCCTTTCATCAAGAAGAGCTCCTAGACTCCTATAAtcttagaatcacaaaattagAGAAACGACAGAATCtgagaacaataaaaagaaaagaaccattAGATTCGAGAAGTGAGAATaccagaactggaagggatctttgaaATCTCCTGGCCCCCGACCCCTTCCCTCATTTTATGGTTCCTAGCTCCTCTGGGTTGCGAGAGCTTCAGGGACCAGGGAAGGGTGTCCCTGCGGAAAATGGTCAGCGGAACACTCCTGTCGTTGCAGAGGCCGAATCTACAGCCAAGCGGCCTCGCACCACGATTACGGCGAAGCAACTGGAGACGCTGAAAAATGCCTACAACAACTCGCCCAAGCCCGCGCGCCACGTCCGAGAGCAGCTTTCGTCCGAGACTGGCCTCGACATGCGGGTGGTTCAGGTCAGAGACTGCTCtagccccttcccctccccacctggGTAGAACCTCAATTACCCGGGCTCCGAGCCCAGAGTCCTTTCTGGAGACAAACCCGCCGAGCTCAATACTGCTGGGCAGGATCCGATGTCAGTACACAGGGCCAAGTGGGGCCCCAGGTGACCTGAATCATTGTTCATTCCCCTGTTCTCTTCCTGATCACAACCTAATCCAGGGGAGCTTGtaacctttctcctttttttattttttatttttattatttgcagTCTGGGAAATTCGATAGGAAATGCTGGGAACTTCTCGGAAAGtgtttaaatgcttaaaataaaagaCATGAGATTGcataggaaatcaattatattgaaatgcctctattaaaaaatatattttttaaattaatgggccctagattaagaacccctgcctAGAttaacacagagagaaaaaaaaaatctacctcttAAACGCTTAACTGAAGACCGCCTAAGTTTAGCTTTTTCGGTGTCTGAGCTCATTTACTCATAATCTGcaacaccccccccccctccccagttaAAGATAAATGCGGGAAAAACCGATCTCCAAGCCCTCAAACAGGGCCGAAAACAGGAACCAAGATTTAGCCTTTTTCACTTCACCTGGCAatgttcttcccttcttttccccctccccctctccggTCCTTCATTGTCCCCAACAGGTTTGGTTCCAGAACCGGCGAGCTAAAGAGAAGCGACTTAAGAAGGACGCGGGTAGGCAGCGCTGGGGTCAGTACTTCCGCAACATGAAACGTTCTCGGGGCAACTCCAAATCCGACAAGGACAGCATTCAGGAAGAGGGGCCGGACAGCGATGCTGAGGTCTCCTTCACAGGTGAGCAGGAGCGGGGAGAAGGGCGTCTCTCTTCCCCTATCCCACTTATTCCTCCGAGTACTTGATTCAGACTTGCAGGCTGGTATTCGCTAGGGTAGTTGTGCCCTCTTTGGcttagggagaaggaaagaatattaCTGCGGAGCCTGGGGAGAGATTTCTTTTATTCTTGGATGACAGCACGAGAGACTTTGCAGATATATACAGCTTTCCTCCCGGTCTCCAGATTTTCCTATCGAATCCTTCTCCACACCCTCAATCAGCAATTGTTGGTTAATTTAGACAATGAAGatggatgatttttcaaaaatcctCCTTGCTGACTGGATTATATGGATTGGTTATCTACATTGATCAACTGAACTGGATAATTGTCTGCCCACATTTCCCTCTGTTGATCAACCTTTAAATTAGAATCTGAGTTCTGCTATTTTAATGTTCTTGCAAGGGTGTTGTAGCTAGATTTATGGCAAAGATTTTAATCAATGGTTAAAAACcatcaagaaaaagtaaaaagatagtGTTAGAAATGACTTCAGAAATTAATGATAGCACATCTCTTTGTATgtaatgtattatttatattacaaAAGGCCTCTCTGAGAATAGATGGAAAGAATCTTAATTCAGAGTTGGACTCTGATCTTTGTTCTGTTTCTAATTAGCCACGATACTGAGGCAAGTcactggacttca
Proteins encoded:
- the LHX3 gene encoding LIM/homeobox protein Lhx3 isoform X2 → MLLEPDPERDRERPGVPAAAAVCAFGETQEIPLCAGCNQHIVDRFILKVLDRHWHSKCLKCSDCQTPLAEKCFSRGDGVYCKEDFFKRFGTKCAACQQGIPPTQVVRRAQDFVYHLHCFSCVVCKRQLATGDEFYLMEDSRLVCKADYETAKQREAESTAKRPRTTITAKQLETLKNAYNNSPKPARHVREQLSSETGLDMRVVQVWFQNRRAKEKRLKKDAGRQRWGQYFRNMKRSRGNSKSDKDSIQEEGPDSDAEVSFTDEPSMSEMSHSNGIYSNLNETSPAMGRPVGTNGSFPMEHSGLPTQDQYHDLRSSSPYGIPQSPASLQTLPGHQPLISSLVYTDPGLGIVAPGGPGVPQPMRVMGGNGPSSDLSTGSSGGYPDFPASPASWLDEVDHAQF
- the LHX3 gene encoding LIM/homeobox protein Lhx3 isoform X1; this translates as MDALKELGSGKDSAGTDMLLALLAQNEDLRKEIPLCAGCNQHIVDRFILKVLDRHWHSKCLKCSDCQTPLAEKCFSRGDGVYCKEDFFKRFGTKCAACQQGIPPTQVVRRAQDFVYHLHCFSCVVCKRQLATGDEFYLMEDSRLVCKADYETAKQREAESTAKRPRTTITAKQLETLKNAYNNSPKPARHVREQLSSETGLDMRVVQVWFQNRRAKEKRLKKDAGRQRWGQYFRNMKRSRGNSKSDKDSIQEEGPDSDAEVSFTDEPSMSEMSHSNGIYSNLNETSPAMGRPVGTNGSFPMEHSGLPTQDQYHDLRSSSPYGIPQSPASLQTLPGHQPLISSLVYTDPGLGIVAPGGPGVPQPMRVMGGNGPSSDLSTGSSGGYPDFPASPASWLDEVDHAQF